In Pseudothermotoga sp., a genomic segment contains:
- the trmB gene encoding tRNA (guanosine(46)-N7)-methyltransferase TrmB yields the protein MNLSVFSYCVDARRLSLPIEWKEIFGREAELVVELGFGNGEFLVELAKKNCSRNYVGFETSLTSIVKVQKKIHSEGLTNIRVFMVDGFFGLREFFQDESVESIYINFPCPWPKKSHSDRRFTKSEFVQTVAAVLKKDGFFQLTSDVDWYVNDMTCLIKKSGYFDEITVLKNENVVFGTRYERKWISQGKASYTVKAIKVKHATVERWTWGEIEMPHVHVKNIDTEKLLQLKGQIFQHDRGVFVVKDVYESVNEYLLRIVSNESNFQQRYFISVERKGEGWLIKLDPDAFAYRTFVVKFSVKKIAEVISS from the coding sequence ATGAATTTGTCTGTCTTTTCTTACTGTGTCGATGCTAGAAGATTGTCTCTCCCGATTGAGTGGAAAGAGATTTTCGGGAGAGAAGCAGAGTTGGTGGTTGAACTTGGTTTTGGTAATGGGGAATTCCTCGTGGAACTTGCTAAGAAAAATTGCTCGAGGAATTATGTTGGTTTCGAAACCTCACTCACCAGTATCGTCAAGGTTCAGAAAAAGATCCATTCAGAAGGTCTAACGAATATTCGTGTCTTCATGGTTGACGGTTTTTTTGGTTTAAGAGAGTTTTTTCAGGACGAGTCAGTTGAATCAATTTACATCAATTTTCCTTGCCCTTGGCCAAAAAAGTCACATTCAGATAGAAGATTCACAAAGAGTGAGTTCGTTCAAACGGTAGCGGCAGTTCTCAAAAAGGATGGTTTCTTTCAATTGACGAGCGATGTGGATTGGTACGTGAACGATATGACCTGTTTGATTAAAAAAAGCGGATATTTTGATGAAATCACAGTTTTGAAGAATGAAAATGTGGTATTTGGAACACGCTACGAGAGGAAGTGGATATCGCAAGGAAAAGCGAGTTACACCGTCAAAGCCATCAAAGTGAAACATGCGACAGTTGAGAGATGGACCTGGGGAGAGATAGAAATGCCTCACGTACATGTGAAAAACATAGACACTGAAAAACTGCTTCAATTGAAAGGACAAATCTTTCAACACGATCGTGGAGTGTTCGTGGTGAAGGATGTTTATGAATCGGTGAATGAATACTTACTCAGGATCGTGTCCAACGAGTCCAATTTTCAGCAAAGATATTTTATCAGCGTTGAACGAAAGGGTGAAGGATGGTTGATCAAGCTGGACCCTGATGCTTTTGCCTATAGAACTTTTGTGGTCAAATTCTCTGTAAAGAAGATCGCCGAGGTGATAAGTTCTTGA
- a CDS encoding NAD(P)-dependent glycerol-3-phosphate dehydrogenase, translated as MRFSILGAGSWGTAFAKLLAENGHEVLIWARRAEVAEKINKEHKNEYLESIELPRAIRATTDLNELQLFSDIFVLSIPVKHIREVVKHVQPPPKVVLNLSKGIDEDLKTVSQIIKDIWPRSSYAVLSGPCHAIEVANKFPTAVVIASKDVEFAKTIQLAVSNSYFRVYLSEDVIGVEICGAVKNVIAIAAGIIDGLGGWYNAKSALITRGLHEMVRFGLAFGAESPLTFMGLAGIGDLVVTCHSPYSRNRQVGEKVARGLRLVDVLSSMKMVAEGVHTVKPLLKLAKDLNVEMPISREVYEILFNGKDPKLSIEQLMRRPLKMESNFIVTDLPSFL; from the coding sequence TTGAGATTCTCGATCCTGGGCGCCGGTAGTTGGGGAACAGCGTTTGCGAAGTTGCTCGCGGAAAATGGCCACGAAGTGCTCATCTGGGCCAGACGAGCCGAAGTTGCAGAAAAAATCAATAAAGAGCACAAGAACGAATATCTTGAAAGCATTGAGTTACCTAGAGCTATCAGAGCCACGACAGATCTGAACGAACTACAACTGTTCTCTGATATTTTTGTACTTTCGATCCCTGTTAAGCACATCAGGGAAGTTGTGAAGCATGTCCAACCTCCCCCAAAAGTCGTTTTGAATCTGTCTAAAGGGATCGATGAGGATTTAAAAACCGTTAGTCAAATCATAAAAGATATCTGGCCAAGGTCATCATACGCTGTACTCTCAGGTCCGTGCCATGCAATCGAAGTTGCCAATAAATTTCCCACCGCTGTCGTGATTGCATCGAAAGATGTCGAGTTCGCCAAAACTATTCAACTTGCAGTGAGCAACTCATACTTCAGGGTATATCTGAGTGAGGATGTCATTGGAGTGGAAATCTGTGGAGCTGTCAAAAACGTCATCGCCATAGCAGCCGGTATAATAGATGGTCTTGGTGGCTGGTACAACGCGAAATCTGCGCTGATCACACGTGGTTTGCACGAGATGGTACGTTTTGGTCTTGCTTTTGGTGCGGAAAGTCCATTGACATTCATGGGGCTGGCTGGAATAGGGGATCTCGTGGTTACTTGTCACAGCCCATACAGTAGAAACAGACAAGTTGGAGAGAAGGTTGCTAGAGGTCTAAGGTTGGTTGACGTACTTTCTTCTATGAAAATGGTCGCTGAAGGTGTTCACACCGTTAAACCACTTCTAAAATTGGCGAAGGATTTGAACGTTGAAATGCCAATTTCTCGAGAGGTTTATGAAATACTCTTCAATGGGAAAGACCCCAAATTGAGCATAGAACAACTAATGAGAAGACCTTTGAAGATGGAGAGCAATTTCATAGTAACTGACCTGCCGTCTTTTCTCTGA
- the dnaA gene encoding chromosomal replication initiator protein DnaA — MKEKIIETLKAKLNRRVWDSWFSTFEVKEIGENCVVFQVGNLFIKDWLEMKYGNLIARTLKEVFNRSIDFKIEYAPLQDQPMEDESEPLVRKRPLVLTPLNPIFTFENFVTGPSNMFAYSACLEAAKNPGKYNPLFIYGDVGLGKTHLLQAIGHYLFKHKPELRVVYLTSERFLNELIEAIQRGTTQEFRERYRSKIDVMLLDDVQFLIGKNGIQTELFHTFNELYNAGKQIVICSDRDPQMLDGFQDRLISRFQMGVVVKIEKPDIETCFKIAQKMVMFENGDLPEEVLLLIAEHFNDNLRRLRGAIVKLLMHKQIYNEEIDLSRAKQILSIEPVKPKCKSVETRLFDILCELFNVTPEELKGSCKKDSAIVARQLGMYVAKNYMNLSLRKIAEMFNRSHPTVSNTIQKFEISLRTNKSLESMLNKVKELFREKTAGQLL; from the coding sequence ATGAAGGAGAAAATCATTGAAACTTTGAAGGCGAAGTTGAACCGCCGGGTTTGGGATAGTTGGTTCAGTACTTTCGAAGTTAAGGAAATAGGGGAGAACTGTGTCGTCTTTCAAGTTGGGAATCTCTTCATAAAAGACTGGTTGGAGATGAAGTACGGTAATCTCATAGCCCGGACACTCAAAGAGGTCTTCAATCGTTCCATTGATTTTAAGATAGAATACGCACCTCTCCAAGATCAACCGATGGAAGACGAAAGTGAGCCGTTGGTCAGAAAAAGACCACTCGTTCTTACACCCCTAAATCCCATATTCACATTTGAAAACTTCGTCACTGGCCCAAGTAACATGTTTGCTTACAGTGCTTGCCTTGAAGCAGCTAAGAATCCCGGCAAGTATAATCCACTCTTCATCTACGGGGACGTTGGTTTGGGGAAAACACACTTACTCCAAGCTATAGGACATTATCTCTTCAAACATAAACCTGAACTACGGGTGGTTTATCTGACCAGTGAACGTTTTCTCAACGAGCTGATAGAAGCTATTCAACGAGGTACCACTCAGGAATTCAGAGAACGCTATAGATCCAAGATTGATGTGATGTTACTGGATGATGTACAGTTTCTCATAGGGAAAAACGGAATTCAGACGGAACTCTTTCATACCTTCAATGAACTTTACAATGCAGGTAAACAGATCGTCATATGTTCAGATAGAGATCCACAGATGCTTGATGGATTCCAAGACAGGCTCATAAGTCGCTTTCAAATGGGAGTCGTGGTCAAAATAGAAAAACCAGACATAGAGACATGCTTCAAAATAGCTCAAAAAATGGTTATGTTTGAAAATGGAGATCTCCCTGAAGAAGTTTTGTTACTGATAGCAGAACATTTCAATGATAATTTGAGACGGCTCAGGGGTGCTATCGTTAAACTGTTGATGCACAAGCAAATCTACAATGAAGAGATAGATCTTTCCAGAGCAAAACAGATCCTATCCATAGAACCGGTCAAACCAAAGTGTAAATCCGTTGAAACGAGGTTATTCGATATCCTCTGCGAACTTTTTAATGTGACACCAGAAGAACTCAAGGGTAGTTGTAAGAAAGATAGCGCGATCGTCGCGCGACAACTGGGTATGTACGTAGCAAAGAACTATATGAATCTTTCGCTCAGAAAGATCGCCGAGATGTTCAACAGATCTCATCCAACAGTCTCGAACACGATTCAAAAATTTGAAATCAGTCTTAGGACTAATAAATCCCTTGAATCGATGTTGAACAAAGTCAAGGAACTTTTCAGAGAAAAGACGGCAGGTCAGTTACTATGA
- a CDS encoding ferredoxin, giving the protein MRVRVDEAACIGCGVCESLCPEVFKLADDGKAKVLQPETEENCARDAADSCPTGAIHIEE; this is encoded by the coding sequence ATGAGAGTCAGGGTTGACGAAGCTGCTTGCATCGGATGCGGTGTCTGTGAAAGCCTTTGTCCAGAAGTTTTCAAGCTGGCGGACGATGGCAAGGCAAAGGTTCTCCAACCGGAAACCGAAGAAAACTGCGCACGCGATGCCGCTGACAGCTGTCCAACAGGAGCGATCCACATCGAAGAATGA
- a CDS encoding lipid-binding SYLF domain-containing protein: MKRVVIFLICVPLFVFAVSANERLNSALSIMKELSNVPDSGAFVELLRQSEGLAIFPSLIRIGLVIGGQYGEGFLLKRDVARGKWYGPVFLKLTGLSLGAQLGIQNVGLVLVLMNEQAVKSLLSASVTLGGNVSIAAGPLGRSLSAETDYKLQASIYSYSVSKGFFAGLSLQGSMVQLDNDANKEYYGTLLTTEEMMKREPSTREAVELIKFLNSLIYLQPGD; this comes from the coding sequence GTGAAAAGGGTGGTGATTTTCTTGATATGCGTTCCTTTATTCGTTTTCGCAGTTTCCGCAAATGAGAGGCTCAATTCAGCCCTTTCGATCATGAAAGAGCTTTCGAATGTTCCTGACAGTGGTGCTTTTGTTGAGTTGTTGAGACAGTCGGAGGGTCTAGCGATTTTTCCTTCGCTGATCAGGATTGGCTTGGTCATAGGAGGTCAATACGGTGAAGGCTTTCTCCTCAAGCGCGACGTGGCAAGAGGTAAATGGTATGGGCCTGTGTTTCTGAAACTCACAGGTTTGAGTTTGGGAGCACAGCTAGGCATTCAAAATGTCGGATTGGTTCTCGTTTTGATGAACGAACAAGCTGTGAAAAGTTTGCTCTCAGCCAGCGTGACGCTGGGCGGGAACGTCAGTATAGCTGCCGGACCATTGGGTAGATCTCTCTCCGCCGAGACTGACTACAAACTTCAAGCGTCGATATATTCTTACTCTGTGAGTAAAGGTTTCTTCGCTGGCTTGTCCTTGCAGGGTTCCATGGTTCAACTGGATAACGACGCCAATAAGGAGTACTATGGTACTTTGTTGACAACCGAAGAAATGATGAAACGTGAACCCAGCACCAGAGAAGCGGTTGAGTTGATAAAATTTCTTAACAGTTTAATTTACTTGCAACCTGGAGATTGA
- the uvrB gene encoding excinuclease ABC subunit UvrB, whose amino-acid sequence MFQLISDFEPTGDQPQAIENLVDGVLRGYRFQTLIGVTGSGKTFTMANVIARLNRPALIVSPNKTLAAQLYSEFKSFFPENKVEYFISYYDYYQPEAYVPSKDLYIEKNADINDILVRMRMSTFKSLRTRRDVIVVASVSCIYASGDPADFDNMNIQLHVGQKIEPHELARNLARIGYTRSNEITLKGCFRLVGDVLEIFPTYQEEGIRVEFFGSIVDRIESFDKLNRTISEEYQKITIYPAVEFITTEEKLERAVESIKEELQSRLQELEKEGKLLEMQRLQQRTMHDLELLMSIGHCPGIENYSRHFDGRKPGEPPYTLLDYFDEDFIVFIDESHIAVPQLRAMWRGEFSRKKNLVDYGFRLPSAYDNRPLTFEEFLKKVPQIIFVSATPGPFELQVSERIVEQLIRPTGLVDPEVEVRPTRGQVDDLVFEIKKVVERGERALVTVLTKKTAERLSEYLTELGIRSLYIHSELDAIERIEVLKKLRRGDVDVVVGINLLREGLDLPEVSLVAIMDCDKEGFLRSETTLIQIMGRVARNLNGKVLMYADRVTPAMQRAIQETNRRRQIQIEYNKKHGIVPKPIIKPLQMEVFEQFMDKKPKLDYSDLTKDLGLEERIAILEEEMYKAASELRYEDAAVLRDEIFRLREELRKNETHL is encoded by the coding sequence TTGTTCCAACTCATCAGTGATTTTGAGCCCACAGGAGATCAACCTCAGGCGATTGAAAATCTCGTTGACGGTGTTCTGAGAGGTTATAGGTTTCAAACCCTAATAGGTGTGACCGGTAGTGGTAAGACTTTCACTATGGCCAACGTCATTGCTCGCTTGAATAGGCCAGCTTTGATTGTGTCACCAAACAAAACCTTAGCAGCGCAGCTTTATAGCGAGTTCAAGTCATTCTTTCCAGAAAACAAGGTTGAGTATTTCATCAGTTATTACGATTATTATCAACCAGAGGCGTACGTGCCTTCTAAGGACCTTTACATAGAGAAAAATGCTGATATAAATGACATTCTAGTGCGCATGAGGATGTCAACCTTCAAATCACTCAGGACGCGAAGAGACGTAATAGTCGTTGCGAGCGTATCTTGTATTTACGCTTCGGGAGATCCGGCAGATTTCGACAACATGAATATTCAACTGCATGTCGGTCAAAAGATTGAACCACATGAATTGGCCCGAAACTTAGCGAGAATAGGTTATACCAGGAGCAACGAAATCACCTTGAAAGGATGCTTCAGATTGGTAGGCGATGTACTCGAAATATTTCCTACGTATCAAGAAGAAGGTATCAGAGTCGAGTTTTTCGGTTCGATAGTGGACAGAATAGAATCTTTTGACAAGTTGAACAGAACCATCAGCGAGGAGTATCAGAAAATAACTATTTATCCAGCCGTAGAGTTCATCACCACCGAAGAGAAACTGGAACGAGCTGTGGAATCTATAAAAGAGGAGTTACAATCAAGGCTTCAAGAATTGGAGAAAGAAGGAAAACTTTTAGAAATGCAAAGACTTCAACAAAGGACGATGCATGATTTGGAGCTGTTGATGTCGATCGGTCATTGCCCAGGTATAGAGAATTATTCTAGACATTTTGATGGACGTAAACCGGGTGAGCCACCTTACACGCTCTTGGACTATTTCGATGAAGATTTCATCGTTTTTATAGACGAATCTCACATCGCAGTACCACAACTGAGAGCCATGTGGCGTGGGGAATTCTCAAGAAAGAAGAATTTGGTCGATTACGGTTTCCGATTACCTTCTGCTTATGATAATAGGCCTTTGACTTTTGAAGAGTTCCTGAAGAAGGTTCCACAAATCATTTTCGTTTCAGCCACACCTGGGCCTTTTGAATTACAAGTGAGTGAGCGAATAGTTGAACAATTGATCAGACCAACAGGATTGGTTGATCCAGAGGTTGAGGTGCGTCCCACCAGAGGACAGGTAGACGATCTCGTTTTCGAGATTAAGAAAGTTGTAGAGAGAGGTGAAAGAGCTCTTGTGACCGTGCTCACAAAGAAAACTGCGGAGCGTTTGAGTGAGTATCTAACAGAGCTGGGCATCAGATCGCTTTATATACATTCAGAGCTCGACGCCATTGAACGAATCGAGGTTTTAAAAAAGCTTAGAAGAGGAGATGTAGACGTCGTTGTTGGCATAAATCTGCTCAGAGAAGGGCTAGACCTTCCAGAGGTTTCTTTAGTCGCCATAATGGATTGCGATAAGGAAGGTTTTCTGAGATCTGAAACGACTTTGATACAGATCATGGGTAGAGTGGCTAGGAACCTCAATGGAAAAGTTCTCATGTACGCAGATCGCGTGACGCCCGCCATGCAGAGAGCCATACAAGAGACGAATAGAAGAAGACAGATCCAAATTGAATACAACAAAAAGCATGGCATAGTACCAAAACCCATCATAAAACCTCTGCAAATGGAAGTATTCGAGCAGTTCATGGATAAGAAACCAAAACTGGATTATTCAGATCTCACAAAAGATCTCGGCTTGGAAGAGCGTATTGCAATTTTAGAGGAAGAAATGTACAAAGCTGCAAGTGAACTGAGATATGAGGATGCAGCTGTGCTCAGGGATGAAATATTCAGGTTAAGGGAGGAGTTGAGAAAGAATGAAACCCATTTGTGA
- a CDS encoding inositol monophosphatase, with translation MKPICEAAKMAGEMAMDFLKKELSVSTKSMRADVVTQADVECQKIIVEALKKYYPEAIFMLEEGFEGMSIPEGETVFVIDPIDGTLNYSHSLPYFAVSIAMLNFGKIVEAAVYIPWSDEMFYAKLGEGAFMNYKRIVNRRKPSIDRSLLVTGWPYDETKFNWAIRSVEKLAGLCQEVRVIGSSALELCYLAQGRFDGYWEVGLKPWDVAAGVLIAREAGIIVEGLRGEFNLESGEIVAAVPSIFGQLKSALVSL, from the coding sequence ATGAAACCCATTTGTGAAGCCGCAAAGATGGCCGGAGAGATGGCTATGGATTTTCTTAAAAAGGAACTTTCGGTGAGCACGAAGAGCATGAGGGCAGACGTAGTGACTCAAGCAGATGTAGAATGCCAGAAGATCATCGTTGAGGCTTTGAAAAAGTACTATCCGGAGGCAATTTTTATGTTGGAAGAAGGTTTTGAGGGGATGAGTATACCCGAAGGGGAAACGGTCTTTGTGATTGATCCTATAGATGGGACTTTGAACTATTCACACTCTCTACCGTATTTTGCCGTGAGCATAGCGATGCTCAATTTTGGAAAGATCGTAGAAGCAGCAGTGTATATCCCTTGGTCAGATGAGATGTTCTACGCAAAGCTTGGTGAAGGAGCCTTTATGAACTATAAGCGTATTGTGAATCGCAGAAAGCCCAGTATCGATAGATCACTTCTGGTCACAGGTTGGCCTTACGATGAAACGAAGTTCAACTGGGCAATAAGAAGTGTTGAGAAACTTGCGGGCCTTTGTCAAGAGGTTAGAGTGATAGGGTCTTCAGCCCTCGAGCTTTGCTATTTGGCACAAGGAAGGTTCGATGGTTATTGGGAAGTTGGCTTAAAACCTTGGGATGTAGCTGCAGGTGTTTTGATTGCGAGAGAAGCGGGGATAATTGTGGAAGGACTACGGGGTGAATTCAACCTGGAAAGCGGCGAGATAGTAGCAGCGGTGCCGTCGATCTTTGGGCAGCTGAAATCTGCTCTGGTTTCACTGTGA
- a CDS encoding deoxynucleoside kinase: protein MKPKIVVEGTVGAGKTTLINLISARLKLKPLFELTDEKLVELLSLFYVDPAKWGFHLQMYFLTKRFQQMELAKKLGNVVMDRCIYCDHIFPMVLLKRGEMSRLEYEIYKEIHNEFLRYSSPPKLMIYLRCSTQTAIERIKKRGREWELTIDENYWYALNEEYENFFSSYSLSPLLIVESDRLDENFRGIENVVSSVLKVQRRGVWIYDGDKLVRRS, encoded by the coding sequence GTGAAACCTAAGATCGTGGTCGAGGGAACAGTTGGGGCAGGTAAGACAACTTTGATCAATCTTATTTCCGCAAGGCTCAAGTTGAAGCCGCTTTTCGAGTTGACCGATGAGAAGCTTGTTGAGTTACTAAGCCTTTTCTACGTTGATCCAGCAAAGTGGGGTTTTCATCTGCAGATGTATTTCTTGACAAAAAGATTTCAGCAAATGGAGCTGGCGAAAAAATTGGGTAATGTGGTGATGGATAGGTGTATATACTGCGACCACATCTTTCCGATGGTCCTTCTGAAAAGGGGTGAGATGAGTCGACTGGAGTACGAAATATACAAAGAAATTCATAACGAATTCTTGAGATACTCTTCACCTCCAAAATTAATGATTTATCTGCGCTGTTCAACACAGACAGCGATAGAAAGGATCAAGAAAAGGGGACGTGAATGGGAACTCACCATCGATGAGAATTACTGGTATGCCCTGAATGAGGAATATGAAAATTTCTTTTCAAGTTATAGCTTGTCTCCTCTACTGATAGTAGAATCGGATCGGCTGGATGAAAATTTTCGAGGGATTGAAAACGTCGTTTCTTCCGTCTTGAAAGTTCAACGTAGAGGTGTTTGGATTTATGATGGTGACAAATTGGTGAGGAGGAGCTGA
- a CDS encoding deoxynucleoside kinase: MLEIIVEGTVGAGKTAMVEILEKELGMKAFYEMNDKLADQLLERYYADKHRWCLTMELYFLHKRFLQLQQANQIDRAVMDRSMLGDLVFVKMQKQMGFLQPVEYAVYEQFYQTMSKISPQPRLLIYIKCEVKTAMERIKKRGRPYELTVEPEYWYQLVRFYDETFFSNLKGNVLVIDGDEIDFVENEHHRLLVLKAIEESLRLGGIHWLSSNGARNLENWYNKV; encoded by the coding sequence ATGCTCGAGATAATAGTTGAAGGAACGGTTGGAGCAGGGAAAACGGCTATGGTGGAAATACTTGAAAAGGAACTGGGTATGAAAGCTTTTTACGAAATGAACGATAAACTTGCCGATCAGTTATTGGAAAGATATTACGCAGACAAACATCGATGGTGTTTGACGATGGAGCTTTATTTCTTGCATAAAAGATTCCTTCAGTTACAGCAAGCAAACCAAATTGATCGCGCTGTGATGGATAGATCCATGCTGGGAGATCTAGTCTTTGTGAAGATGCAAAAACAGATGGGATTTCTCCAACCTGTAGAATACGCAGTGTACGAGCAGTTTTATCAAACCATGTCGAAAATATCACCACAACCCAGACTGTTGATATACATAAAATGTGAAGTTAAAACAGCAATGGAACGAATAAAGAAAAGAGGCAGACCTTACGAATTGACAGTCGAGCCAGAGTATTGGTATCAATTGGTGAGGTTTTACGACGAAACATTCTTTTCCAATTTGAAGGGAAACGTTTTGGTGATCGATGGAGATGAGATAGACTTCGTTGAAAACGAACATCATCGCTTGTTGGTGCTGAAAGCCATTGAAGAAAGTCTAAGGCTCGGAGGTATCCATTGGTTGAGCAGCAACGGAGCGAGAAACTTGGAAAACTGGTATAATAAGGTTTAG
- a CDS encoding helix-turn-helix domain-containing protein, translating to MEKEKWKTIGEVLKKAREAHNLSLEQLSQKIDVPIWKLRLIEEGQFDRVDAPFYVRYYIKLYAQEVGLDPNQLIGEEDFSREEVKTAGKMRKTPFSEMLDLTMLVIFFAALLLFVYSVIRFFGVLHEPNVKLVNTSNQAILLDGKPVAPGESVLLKTGSKYEIKNNKGGCTIISANKQWLVRIENFEVVLWER from the coding sequence GTGGAAAAAGAAAAGTGGAAGACAATCGGTGAAGTTTTGAAAAAAGCGCGGGAGGCGCATAACTTAAGTCTTGAGCAATTGTCGCAAAAAATAGATGTACCTATCTGGAAACTCAGGCTCATAGAAGAAGGGCAGTTCGATAGAGTTGATGCTCCATTCTACGTAAGATATTACATAAAATTGTATGCACAGGAAGTGGGTCTCGATCCAAATCAATTGATAGGCGAAGAGGATTTTTCGAGGGAGGAAGTAAAAACCGCTGGTAAGATGAGGAAAACTCCGTTCTCCGAGATGCTCGATCTGACGATGCTTGTGATATTTTTTGCCGCACTGCTTCTTTTCGTCTATTCGGTGATCAGATTTTTTGGTGTGCTTCACGAACCGAACGTAAAACTCGTTAACACCAGTAATCAAGCTATTCTTTTGGATGGCAAACCGGTGGCACCAGGTGAGTCTGTCTTGTTGAAAACTGGAAGCAAATATGAGATCAAGAACAACAAAGGTGGTTGCACCATAATTTCTGCCAATAAACAGTGGTTAGTGAGGATCGAAAATTTTGAGGTGGTATTGTGGGAGAGGTGA
- the rimO gene encoding 30S ribosomal protein S12 methylthiotransferase RimO codes for MRRSMKIGIKVLGCPKNEADCDVLEAILRSRGHEIVRNVDEAELIVIDTCCFIEDAKKESIDEILDFIEYKKKKPFFLCVKGCLVQRYAPQLVKELPEVDAWYGVLPPQLLVEALEKKVGFIVREPDPIYDCAPRSKVGSYAYVKIADGCDRSCTFCAIPTFKGRFKSRSIESVRSEVQELVQKGTKEIVLVAQDTTAYGVDLYGKPSLSSLLKALDQLDGDFRIRVMYMHPDHFNEEILKTFHESKRIIHYFDLPVQHGSNEVLKLMGRARRSEELLDIIFEIRKLLPDAAIRSSIIVGFPGETEKNFEELLYFLKVAKFERLGCFIYSEEEGTPASGLRNKVDEETARERFEEVLFLQAEIAKERLSRFLGRELTVLVERSVKGHYIGRSHLDAPEIDGVIRIRKDKDLRLSIPSYRNVKVVDADGFDMKGVFI; via the coding sequence GTGAGGAGATCGATGAAAATAGGAATAAAGGTTCTAGGTTGTCCAAAGAACGAAGCGGATTGCGATGTTTTGGAGGCAATCCTTCGGAGCAGGGGCCATGAGATTGTAAGAAATGTGGACGAAGCCGAGTTGATAGTAATAGATACTTGCTGTTTCATAGAAGACGCGAAGAAAGAGTCGATAGATGAAATACTTGATTTCATAGAATACAAGAAGAAAAAGCCTTTCTTTCTATGTGTGAAAGGTTGCCTTGTGCAGAGATATGCCCCACAGCTGGTAAAAGAGCTGCCAGAAGTGGATGCGTGGTATGGTGTATTGCCTCCTCAACTCCTCGTAGAGGCTCTCGAAAAGAAAGTCGGCTTCATAGTAAGAGAACCAGATCCAATCTATGACTGTGCTCCTCGCTCAAAAGTTGGCAGTTACGCTTATGTCAAGATTGCCGACGGGTGTGACCGTTCGTGCACTTTCTGCGCCATTCCAACCTTCAAAGGTAGATTCAAAAGCCGTAGTATTGAAAGCGTCCGCTCAGAAGTACAAGAACTCGTTCAAAAAGGAACAAAGGAAATCGTGCTCGTCGCTCAGGACACGACAGCTTACGGTGTGGATCTTTATGGGAAGCCCTCCTTGTCTTCCTTGCTCAAGGCTCTAGATCAATTAGATGGTGATTTCCGAATAAGGGTTATGTATATGCATCCAGATCACTTCAATGAAGAGATACTGAAAACTTTTCACGAATCGAAAAGGATCATTCACTATTTTGATTTACCGGTTCAGCACGGAAGTAACGAGGTACTGAAGTTGATGGGAAGGGCGAGGAGGAGTGAAGAGCTTTTGGATATAATTTTTGAGATACGTAAGTTGCTGCCAGATGCTGCAATAAGATCGAGTATCATCGTAGGATTTCCTGGTGAAACGGAAAAGAACTTTGAAGAACTGTTGTATTTCTTGAAAGTGGCTAAGTTCGAGAGGCTCGGTTGCTTTATCTACTCGGAAGAAGAGGGAACGCCCGCAAGTGGACTGCGGAACAAGGTTGATGAGGAGACAGCGAGAGAAAGGTTTGAAGAGGTGCTGTTTTTGCAAGCAGAGATAGCTAAGGAAAGGTTGAGTAGGTTCCTTGGAAGAGAGCTGACGGTACTCGTAGAAAGATCTGTGAAAGGTCATTACATTGGCCGTTCCCATTTAGATGCGCCGGAGATAGACGGGGTGATTCGAATACGTAAAGATAAAGATTTAAGATTGAGCATACCCTCTTATCGAAACGTTAAGGTAGTGGACGCAGATGGGTTCGATATGAAAGGAGTGTTCATATGA